The Nicotiana tomentosiformis chromosome 9, ASM39032v3, whole genome shotgun sequence genome contains the following window.
ccggaattcaatttgaaggtccctagctcaagttatgaccatttaacggaaactagtaatttaaaggctaaagatttccaagtttgaccacggggttgactttttgatatcggagccggaattcgattctggaaatttgaatagcttcgttatgtcatttaggacttgtgtgtcAAATTTAAAATCATTCTGGATTCagttaatatgttttggcacgagatttacaaattaaaaagtttaaaactcaaagttcgaaacggggtgtgaattgtaatttcagcattgtttgacgtgattttagacctcgagtaagtccgtattatgttgcgggacttgttggtatattagaACGGGGTcctgagtaccccgagtgtgattcgaatcaaAATCGGAATAAGAATTGAacttaagcaaaatctaaaatttggccttctggtgtaatcgcacctgcggacttttgaccgcaggtgcgagctcgcagaagcgagccttccatcgcagatgcgcccaGGCGTGGGTGGGCAAaagtctgcaggtgcggaaacctaCACGCACCCGCGCGTCAGCATAAGCGGATACaataatcgcagaagcggaggtcagCGGAGGTGCACATTTTTCCTTCGCAGATGCGAGGCCTtgcctggcagccccatttcgcagatgcgagatttttctcgcaagtgcgagcccaggcaccgcaggtgcggaaatgcctgggtagCGTATAAATCAAAGAGTACGAGATTTTTACTCGTTTTGGTCATTtttagctcgggtaaggcgaattcttgggcaattttcacggaaaaaattggggtaagtgttccttatcctatatttattatattttatgattccatactcatttacatcatgaatccatgaatttatggaagaaaaatcagatttttataaaatctttcaaaaataaaaatttaagatttgaaggtccatttgacatcggaattggatagtttttatatggttgaactcgtagcgggaCGAGTGTTCGAATTTTGCGAGTtatttcgggatttgagatgtgggtcccactatcgaatatttaaatgaattttggatttttatccggaaaattattaaattcatatagaattaattcctatgattcgtattgagtatatcgaattgtttgtgaatagatttgaagcttttggagacaaatttaaaaggaaaagttgtggtcgagtaattgattggactttgcaaagcgaggtaagtatcgtggttaaccttgacttgagggaatagaatacttaaactatttattatgtgaaatgcatgtgaacgacgtataggcgaggtgataagtgtctatacgttgtcaaattaattgtttgcataattacttgaaaaatcataaatcgttttaaatcatgaattaattattataataattatttctctcctattctttgtcaaatattaattcttgaattcctgcattaattgttacatgctatttgaattatgtgttttaattattatttgacatttagcatattaaatattaaactgcctattttatctttgattttcataataacttgctatttgtcattatttattttataattaaatcataattattgtatgcttgttatcctataattttatattaattattgcatttattggaaaaatttcttttataagaattggtaaatgaatatattagaggagcgggttccacgccgcaacagaattgaattgattgaaatgaacatgttggggggatcgggttgcacgccgcaacagactatATAAAAAGTCCATATATtgtaggatcgggttgtacgccgcaaccgacttattaaaaaatccatattggaggatcgggttgcacgtcgcaacagacttgttaaaagtctatattggaggatcggattgcacgccgcaatagacttatttaaaagtcaatgtatacttgattaaaataaatatattggaggactaaatatgaatatattgtgggagcgatttgcacgccgcaacagaaattggttgaaataataatggattatgaccgctgagttggtttcaattattataaatgagttatctggtttatttctattatttgttattgttacaaATATTGCATACacgttaatgtaagtgaaccgccttagccttgtcactacttcgtcgagattaggctcagcacttacaagtacatggggtcggttgtactgatactacactctgcacttcttgtgcagatttcggagttggtcccagcggcgtaccatagacttgcttggatttcagctacaagaggagacttgaggtataactgcacggcgtccgcagttttgaagtccccgtctacttgttgtgtgtttattttcagatagctttattttattcagacccttatttgtattattctagaagctcgtgcatgtgtgataccaattctgggatggtatttagacaccgttatttttatgaattatttactatatttcagaccttacttccacatttatttctttgttattaataaatttaaaaattgttattattctaacgttgtcttgcctagcaagtgaaatgttatgcgccatcacggtccgaatgtgggaatttcgggtcgtgacatctagCTTCAAACTTGTCATGAACATTCATTCTCTTTGCAAATCACAGACAACCAATTGTCCTTATATGTTCAATGTTTGGCTTCCCCTTGTGAAAAACTTTAAAAAGGACTTTCCCTGCTAATACACTTGATGGTAATCTATTAATAACATACATTGCTACCAGCACACAGTGTCCCTAAAATCTCGGAGGTATGTGTCCATAAAACCTCATTACCATTACTATTTTTAACACATGCATGTGCTTTCTTTCAGCAATTCCATTCTACTGAGGTGTGTAAACACATGTcctctgatgaataattccattcAATTGGAATAGCTTGCTACATGCCCCATTTACAAATTATGTCCCATTATCACTTCTAATCATCCTGACTTGTCTATTGAACTGAGTCTGAACTAACTTTAAAACGTTTCTTAGTAAAATCAATACatcatttttcaatttcaacaagTAAACCCAAGTCATTCTTGAATGATCATCAACAATTGTCAAAAATAGTTTTTTCCCATCAAAGATTTGCACAACATATGGTCCCCATACATCAATATGTAACAAGTGAAACATATCTTCGACTCTGTTACTACTTATGCTAAATGGCAACCTACAATGTCTAGCTAAAGGACACATATTTCAATTGTCTATCTTCCTTTTACAGTCATCAGAGGCTAATGAAAAAAGGTGCTTCAGTGCTCCTGCAGAAGCATGTCCAAGCCTTCTATGCGAGAGTCCAATGTCTAAGTCTGCCTTTTTTGCAACCAAACCTTAAATTATCCCTTTATTATTCTTAGTAGTAGTTTGTGGCAATAGGTAAAGGCCTCTCCTCTCTTTACCAATCACCTTCACCTGCCCACTGCAAAGGTCCTGAAGTAGATAGAAGTCAGGGTAAGAAGCTGCACAACAACTTAACTCCTTTGTGATCTTAAATACTGATAACAAATTATACTTGAACTCAGGTAAGTATAACACATTATCAATTCTCCCTGTATTTGCTATATTACCTGATCCCATATGAGTTACATTTGATATCTCTCCATTAGGCAAGTGTACTTTCTTTGTACGTATTCCAGAAACTTTCAATTTATTTTCTAATATGTCCAAATTAGAAGTCATGTGGTTTGTATCCCCAGTATCTATAATCCATTCATGATTATTATCATTAACAAAGAAATCATTAACACTACCTACCATATTAGCTGAGGCTTCTGGCATATTTTTCTTATTGAGCAGCCTAAGAATCTGGTTATACTGTTCTGCAGTAAAATGTGAAATTTGAGAAACTTTGAAAGTATCTTGGTTCACTCCTCTTCCTGCTGCAGCATGTGGCTTAGGTTCCCCTGCCATTGTATTATGAGCTGTATTGCCTCCAAATTTCTTTTTGAACTTGAAGTCATCAGGGTATCCAACCAATCTGTAGCATCCTTCTCTAGTATGCCCTTTTATTTTGCAGTAATCGCAAAATAGATTATAATTCTTCCTAGGCTTCTTAGTATTGAATCCTTTTGTTGTCAACAGGGGTGTCATCTCAGCATTGTCACCAGGAACTATTGCATTTGCCATACTTCTTTGGCTTTCTCTTTCCATCAGCAAAGAGTAGGCTTTATTCAAGTTGGAAGTGGATCCATCATCATGATCTGCTCACGTGCCTGTTCATATGTCTCGTTTAGTCCCATGAGGAACTACAATAGCTTCTGTCTACGCATAAAAACCTCATGCACACTTGACTTTGGACAATCACAACCAGGATCTGGTGCCAAACAATCAAATTTAGCCCAAAGTTCATgcaattttgagaaaataagTTGCAATTGAGCTTGTTTCTTGACTTGCAGTGGCTATAGCCCCATGTAACTGGAGAATTTTAGAACCATTGACCTTATCAAATCTCTCCTTCAAGTCCTTCCAAACAGCACATGCATTTGAAGAATATACGATTCCACTCAACAAATCACTCGATCCACAGTTCATTATCCACAAGAGAACAATCGCATTGTATCTCTCCCACAGATCTGTCAAATTCGTACTGTAATCTTCCTTCTTATAGGTGCCTTCAATGAATCCTATTTTGTTGCGACCTAATATCGCGATACGCATTGCCCTGCTCCACATAGAGTAATTGTGTGATCTTGTCAATTGCCATGAGATTAAGACAGCTCCTGAATTGTTCGTAGAGTGTAGAAATAGAGGATGATTGTGACTAAGATTTTCTGGCAATGTATTATCAACAATCGCCATTTTATGATCTCTTAGAAAAGAAGATAAAACTACATAATCAAACTGAATTGCGGAACTAAGTTGAGATCGATGAGCTAGGTCCATATTAATGGCctcttggctctgataccacgagGAAAGCTGAGTTACGCCACCATGCAAGCTGATTTCTAAGCTTCGGCTATGGTGGACTGTTAACAGAGAAAGGAGGTGAGAGAGAGAATAAATTATTCTCATTTCAACTGATGATAAAGTTGTACAATATATACTTATTTATGCTTGAGCTAAAATATCTACTAACTAACCAACTAATGTTCATTACTAATCTAACAACCttctaacaataattaaaactgCCAACTAACTAACGCACATGATTGTCACGTTCTCACTACTTGACTATCTCAATAGCTTGTGATTTTGTGGCTTTATTATTATAGAGCGTAACATTCAATTACTATAGTCAAAAAATAATACTGTAATCTATAATTAACGTCCCTTTAACCTTATTTTTATAGTTAGAGAAAGAAAATCCTTACAT
Protein-coding sequences here:
- the LOC138898346 gene encoding uncharacterized protein; this translates as MAIVDNTLPENLSHNHPLFLHSTNNSGAVLISWQLTRSHNYSMWSRAMRIAILGRNKIGFIEGTYKKEDYSTNLTDLWERYNAIVLLWIMNCGSSDLLSGIVYSSNACAVWKDLKERFDKVNGSKILQLHGAIATASQETSSIATYFLKIA